In the genome of Pedosphaera parvula Ellin514, one region contains:
- a CDS encoding alpha-galactosidase produces the protein MQIKSSVSKSVALVLLLISSGSYSFAETVRLSSLDLSLMTCGWSVPKVDTGIVGRPLSIGSKEFSYGVGTHAESNLRIDLGGNATRFRAQVGVDDSAGTQGSVEFIVIGDKKVLWKSGVVRGAQAPTKVDVDISGVRTLGLRVTDGGDGSGNDHADWAEANIAMNDGAPKPKALPPKEIISLKTAHFSLDFEVGEDGRLYQNALGLSGGKVERSDEAYPQAGDGYIWEPALQVVHADGNTSTALLFDTVTQNHETTNRDLVRIKLHDPAYPFEVALCFRVHRDKDVIEQWSEIIHHETNSVQLERMASTSLNFASTNLFLTHFAGDWAKEMLSPITEQLTPGTKILDSKIGVRADQFGNPSFILSLDGPPSETAGRVLAGSLAWSGSFQCAFDDNNQGVRALCGINPFASTYHLKSGETFVTPTMIWTWSNHGLGEMSRKLHAWARDFGMRDGHETRAVLLNNWEATEFNFDFKRIVGLYDPAKEIGSELFLLDDGWFGNKYPRVNDHAGLGDWQPNRKRLPEGLAPLASEAAKRGLRFGIWIEPEMVNPQSELFDNHPDWVISQPKRPLELQRNQLVLDLTRPQVQQFEWKVIQDILSVPGITYAKWDCNRYLTQPGSSYLAPDRQSHLWIDYVRALYALMEKTARAFPNTELMLCSGGGGRVDYAALKYFHEFWPSDNTDSTVRVPMQWDFSYFFPPMATASHVTHSGNRPMHFACSVAMSARFGMDLDLTSLPPADKAVCAGAISAYKRIRDVTQLGDLYRLENPHEGMRGALDFVSPDQSRAVVFVFQLKDGQNTAVRPQGLDPAKRYLIREINPASGRAAIPQEGKTFTGEELMRQGMLPSCTRAVEACVIELGS, from the coding sequence ATGCAAATCAAATCCTCCGTTTCAAAGTCCGTCGCCCTTGTCCTCCTCTTGATTTCCTCCGGGTCGTACAGTTTCGCTGAAACAGTCAGGCTATCTTCGCTTGATCTGTCCCTGATGACCTGCGGTTGGAGTGTTCCCAAGGTGGATACTGGCATCGTCGGACGCCCCCTGAGTATCGGTTCAAAAGAATTCTCTTATGGGGTGGGCACGCACGCGGAAAGCAATCTGCGGATCGATCTAGGTGGAAATGCGACTCGGTTTCGCGCACAGGTAGGCGTGGATGACAGCGCGGGGACGCAAGGCAGCGTTGAGTTTATTGTCATCGGGGATAAGAAAGTGCTTTGGAAAAGTGGCGTGGTCAGGGGCGCACAGGCGCCAACCAAGGTTGATGTGGATATCAGCGGGGTTCGCACGTTGGGATTGCGTGTCACCGATGGAGGAGACGGATCTGGCAACGACCACGCCGACTGGGCCGAAGCCAATATTGCAATGAACGATGGCGCGCCAAAACCCAAAGCCCTGCCACCAAAAGAGATCATCAGCCTGAAGACCGCGCATTTTTCCCTGGATTTCGAGGTTGGCGAGGACGGTCGCCTTTACCAAAACGCCCTGGGCCTGTCCGGCGGCAAAGTGGAACGGTCTGATGAAGCCTATCCTCAAGCCGGTGACGGCTATATCTGGGAACCAGCCTTGCAGGTGGTTCATGCGGATGGAAATACCTCCACCGCGTTGCTATTTGACACTGTCACCCAAAACCACGAAACCACGAATCGTGATCTCGTCCGCATCAAGCTGCACGATCCAGCCTACCCGTTTGAGGTCGCGCTTTGCTTCCGTGTCCATCGGGATAAGGATGTCATTGAGCAGTGGTCGGAGATAATCCATCACGAAACAAACTCGGTGCAACTTGAGCGCATGGCCTCAACGTCCCTCAATTTCGCCTCGACCAATCTTTTTCTCACACATTTCGCGGGCGATTGGGCGAAGGAGATGTTGTCGCCGATCACCGAGCAACTCACCCCGGGCACGAAAATTCTGGATTCCAAGATCGGCGTGAGGGCGGATCAATTCGGCAATCCTTCCTTCATTCTCTCTCTGGACGGGCCGCCTTCCGAGACCGCGGGTCGCGTGTTGGCAGGTTCGCTCGCCTGGTCGGGAAGTTTTCAATGCGCTTTCGATGACAACAACCAGGGAGTCCGCGCCTTGTGCGGCATTAACCCGTTCGCTTCGACCTACCATCTGAAATCGGGTGAAACGTTCGTTACACCAACCATGATCTGGACCTGGAGCAATCATGGCCTGGGTGAAATGAGCCGCAAACTTCATGCCTGGGCGCGTGATTTCGGGATGCGGGACGGCCATGAAACCCGCGCCGTTCTTCTCAACAATTGGGAAGCCACGGAATTCAACTTCGATTTCAAGCGTATCGTCGGCCTCTATGATCCGGCCAAGGAGATCGGCTCCGAACTGTTTCTTTTGGATGACGGCTGGTTCGGAAACAAATACCCGCGCGTGAATGACCATGCCGGTCTTGGCGATTGGCAGCCGAACCGCAAACGCTTGCCCGAAGGCCTCGCTCCGCTTGCAAGCGAGGCGGCGAAGCGGGGATTGCGCTTCGGAATCTGGATTGAACCTGAAATGGTGAATCCACAAAGCGAACTTTTCGACAACCATCCCGACTGGGTGATCTCGCAACCGAAACGCCCATTGGAATTGCAGCGTAACCAGCTTGTCCTTGATCTGACGCGGCCCCAGGTGCAACAGTTTGAATGGAAAGTCATCCAGGATATCCTCAGCGTCCCCGGCATCACCTATGCCAAGTGGGATTGCAACCGCTACCTGACCCAACCGGGTTCCTCGTACCTGGCCCCAGACCGTCAATCACATCTGTGGATTGATTATGTCCGCGCACTTTACGCTCTCATGGAAAAGACAGCCCGGGCTTTCCCGAACACTGAGTTGATGTTGTGTTCCGGCGGCGGCGGGCGTGTGGATTATGCTGCGTTGAAATATTTCCATGAATTCTGGCCAAGCGACAACACCGACTCCACGGTGCGCGTTCCAATGCAATGGGACTTTTCATATTTTTTCCCGCCGATGGCCACCGCCAGTCATGTCACTCATTCGGGCAACCGTCCCATGCACTTCGCCTGCAGCGTCGCGATGAGTGCGCGTTTCGGCATGGACTTGGATTTGACCAGTCTGCCACCGGCCGACAAGGCCGTTTGCGCAGGCGCGATCAGCGCCTACAAACGGATTCGAGATGTGACGCAACTCGGCGATTTGTACCGCTTGGAAAATCCTCACGAAGGAATGCGCGGCGCACTGGATTTCGTGTCGCCCGACCAATCCCGCGCTGTGGTGTTTGTATTCCAGTTGAAAGACGGCCAAAATACCGCAGTGCGTCCGCAAGGACTTGATCCTGCAAAACGGTATTTGATCCGCGAGATCAATCCCGCCTCCGGTCGTGCGGCCATTCCACAGGAAGGCAAAACCTTCACCGGCGAGGAATTGATGCGTCAGGGCATGCTGCCCTCCTGCACCCGCGCCGTCGAAGCCTGTGTAATCGAACTCGGCTCATGA
- a CDS encoding DUF5107 domain-containing protein translates to MDTRRTDESPIASTVEVRLEEMIIPTFLPAPPDKNPMFLEKRVYQGSSGKVYPLPFTDRIAEKPVDRKWKAVWLENEFLRVMILPELGGRIHVMQDKTNGYDVIYNQPVIKPALVGLAGPWISGGIEFNWPQHHRPATFLPVDYEIETHADGSRTVWCSDHDPMTRMKGMHGVCLHPGRSYLELKVRAYNRTTLTQTFLWWANVATRVNESYQSFFPPDVSYVADHARRTMSSYPLCRDHYYGVEYAERARSGVPEAACPANFIPSACGGKTLVDYASNDLSFYANIPVPTSYMCMGSKEDFFGGYDHSAQAGIVHFANHHISPGKKQWTWGNHEFGYAWDRNLTVPDSKGEFGPYIEIMAGVYTDNQPDFSFLQPGETKTWSQYWYPFQKIGPVSRANLQAAISLHSTRSALQLGIAVTADQSGSVVTVDAKGRQIIRFERNLAPATPLLETIQLPRGGVATDLLIRVIDQYGNELISYQPKARVETEVPPPATEPPAPADISSNDELYVTGLHLDQYRHATRLPTFYWREALRRDPLDSRCNNALGLWHLRRGEFATAEEHFRRAIARLTRRNSNPSDGEPLYNLGLCLRHLERDDEAYDFFYKATWNQAWAGAGYHAVAEIDCLRGRWVTALQHIDLALRFDTQNLRARNLKVLILRKLEKPEQAVRFLSKTSHLDCLDWWSRHLNGDNLACDLQTHLDIAHDYARAGFLQEGISVLNLAVAKPGDLPDQSWGALPLIHFTLGWLHGKAGDVRAALKAFKTAASLPTDYCFPSRLEEIAILEAAVRANPADAHAPYYLGNLLYDRRRHDEAIRLWERSARLDTGFSIVWRNLGIGYFNIRQNRAKARQSYDKAFKANPLDARLLYERDQLWKRLGESPEPRLREIGKYPALVCQRDDLVVELCALYNQVGRNHEALALVGARHFQPWEGGEGGPLGQYVRAHLALGRSFMARGDFNAAKDHFACAVQAPPNLGEAKHLLANQSDIQYWLGCSFSKLGDKASAQRHWQSAANARGDFQEMSVRSFSEMTYFSALSLICLGQKSKGRTLLKELLAYARQLEKTPATIDYFATSLPTMLLFDDDAQFRQTTGALFLQAQAQLGLGRAAKARALLKTVLRRDPNHALAFDLFTGRQEMK, encoded by the coding sequence ATGGACACAAGGCGCACGGACGAATCCCCAATCGCCTCAACTGTTGAGGTGCGTCTGGAAGAGATGATCATCCCCACTTTCCTGCCCGCGCCCCCGGACAAAAATCCCATGTTTCTGGAAAAGCGAGTCTACCAGGGCAGCAGCGGAAAAGTCTATCCGCTGCCCTTCACAGATCGCATTGCGGAGAAACCGGTGGATAGGAAATGGAAGGCGGTTTGGTTGGAAAATGAATTTCTCCGCGTGATGATTCTTCCGGAGCTTGGTGGCCGCATCCACGTCATGCAGGACAAGACGAATGGCTACGATGTCATTTACAACCAGCCGGTCATCAAACCCGCTCTCGTGGGTCTCGCAGGACCATGGATAAGCGGTGGTATTGAGTTCAACTGGCCCCAGCACCATCGCCCCGCCACATTTCTGCCGGTGGATTATGAGATCGAAACCCATGCCGATGGTTCCCGGACGGTCTGGTGCAGCGACCATGACCCGATGACCCGGATGAAGGGCATGCATGGAGTTTGTCTTCACCCGGGACGCTCCTATCTTGAACTGAAGGTCCGCGCCTACAATCGCACAACGCTCACCCAGACTTTCCTGTGGTGGGCCAACGTGGCCACGCGCGTGAACGAATCCTATCAGAGTTTCTTCCCGCCGGACGTCTCGTATGTTGCCGATCATGCCCGCCGCACCATGAGCAGCTATCCGTTATGCCGCGACCATTACTATGGAGTGGAGTATGCTGAGCGCGCGCGCAGCGGTGTTCCAGAGGCCGCTTGTCCCGCGAACTTCATTCCATCAGCTTGTGGCGGAAAAACCCTGGTGGATTACGCTTCAAACGATTTGTCGTTCTACGCAAATATTCCCGTGCCAACTTCCTATATGTGCATGGGCAGCAAAGAGGATTTCTTTGGCGGCTACGATCACTCGGCTCAGGCTGGCATTGTCCATTTCGCCAACCATCATATTTCTCCCGGAAAAAAGCAGTGGACTTGGGGAAACCACGAATTCGGCTACGCATGGGACCGCAATCTCACCGTGCCCGACTCCAAAGGCGAATTCGGACCATATATCGAGATCATGGCGGGCGTCTACACCGACAACCAACCCGACTTCAGCTTTCTCCAACCTGGCGAAACCAAGACCTGGAGCCAGTATTGGTATCCATTTCAAAAAATCGGACCAGTGTCTCGGGCAAATCTGCAAGCTGCCATCAGCCTGCATTCCACGAGGAGCGCATTGCAGTTGGGCATTGCGGTCACAGCCGATCAATCCGGCTCTGTTGTCACCGTTGACGCAAAAGGCAGGCAAATCATCCGATTCGAGCGGAATCTTGCGCCGGCAACACCTTTGCTTGAGACAATTCAATTGCCGAGGGGGGGTGTCGCAACCGATTTGTTGATCCGCGTCATCGATCAATATGGCAACGAACTAATTTCATACCAGCCCAAGGCGAGAGTGGAGACTGAAGTCCCTCCGCCGGCAACGGAGCCGCCCGCGCCAGCCGACATCTCGAGCAACGATGAACTATACGTAACGGGACTTCACCTGGATCAATATCGCCATGCAACCCGTTTGCCAACGTTCTACTGGCGCGAGGCGTTGCGCCGGGATCCGCTGGATTCCCGTTGCAATAATGCCCTGGGTTTGTGGCATCTGCGTCGCGGCGAGTTTGCCACCGCCGAGGAGCACTTTCGTCGGGCTATCGCGCGCTTGACCCGCCGCAATTCAAATCCATCCGATGGCGAGCCACTTTACAATCTTGGTCTTTGCCTGCGCCATCTGGAGCGTGACGACGAGGCGTATGATTTCTTCTACAAAGCCACCTGGAATCAGGCATGGGCTGGAGCGGGTTATCATGCGGTTGCTGAAATTGATTGCCTGAGAGGACGATGGGTAACAGCACTACAGCATATTGATCTGGCCTTGCGCTTTGATACCCAAAACCTGAGGGCCAGAAATCTGAAGGTTCTGATCCTGCGGAAATTGGAGAAGCCCGAGCAAGCGGTCAGGTTTCTCTCGAAGACTTCGCATTTGGATTGCTTGGATTGGTGGTCTCGCCATTTGAATGGCGATAACCTGGCTTGCGATTTGCAGACTCATTTGGACATCGCTCATGACTATGCCCGCGCCGGCTTTCTGCAGGAAGGAATCAGCGTCCTGAATCTTGCCGTGGCGAAGCCGGGTGATCTGCCCGATCAAAGTTGGGGCGCGCTTCCGCTGATCCACTTCACGCTCGGTTGGCTCCACGGAAAGGCCGGCGACGTCAGAGCCGCCCTCAAAGCCTTCAAAACCGCGGCATCGCTGCCCACGGATTATTGCTTCCCATCGCGCCTCGAAGAGATAGCCATTTTGGAAGCAGCCGTCCGCGCTAATCCCGCCGACGCCCATGCCCCTTATTATCTTGGCAATTTGCTTTATGATCGTCGGCGTCACGATGAAGCCATCCGGCTTTGGGAACGCAGCGCCCGGTTGGACACGGGATTCTCCATTGTCTGGCGCAACCTCGGCATCGGCTATTTTAACATTCGGCAAAACCGTGCCAAGGCCCGTCAATCTTATGACAAGGCTTTCAAGGCCAACCCACTTGATGCTCGTCTCCTGTACGAACGCGACCAACTCTGGAAACGTCTCGGCGAATCTCCCGAACCGCGGTTGCGCGAAATCGGGAAGTATCCTGCTTTGGTTTGCCAGCGGGATGATTTGGTCGTGGAACTCTGCGCCCTTTACAACCAGGTCGGTAGAAATCATGAAGCCCTCGCGTTGGTGGGTGCCCGGCATTTCCAACCATGGGAAGGCGGCGAAGGCGGGCCATTGGGCCAGTATGTCCGTGCCCACCTCGCGTTGGGCAGGTCCTTCATGGCGCGCGGAGATTTCAACGCTGCCAAAGATCACTTTGCTTGCGCAGTCCAGGCGCCCCCAAATCTGGGCGAGGCCAAACATCTCCTGGCAAATCAGAGCGACATCCAATATTGGCTCGGCTGTTCATTTTCCAAATTGGGTGATAAGGCCTCGGCTCAAAGGCATTGGCAGTCTGCCGCAAATGCCCGGGGCGATTTTCAGGAAATGAGCGTCCGTTCTTTCTCTGAAATGACTTATTTCTCCGCGCTGTCGTTGATATGCCTCGGACAAAAGTCGAAAGGCCGGACTTTGCTCAAGGAATTGCTGGCGTATGCCCGCCAGTTGGAAAAGACTCCCGCGACCATCGATTATTTCGCGACTTCACTTCCCACCATGTTGCTTTTTGATGACGACGCCCAATTCCGCCAAACCACCGGCGCGTTGTTTCTACAAGCCCAGGCGCAACTGGGTTTGGGGCGGGCCGCAAAAGCCCGTGCGCTTTTGAAAACAGTTCTTCGACGCGATCCCAACCACGCGTTGGCCTTTGATCTTTTCACGGGTCGGCAGGAGATGAAGTGA
- a CDS encoding glycoside hydrolase family 97 protein, whose amino-acid sequence MNTGLSIEYSLTRSLLLKRILMSAIPGAIFLAAIVVEASVPDKNSWSIASQDGQCSISVSLGDEGSLSYQTSRAGRMVIGQSPLGLRVDDSRFEKGLTFNHAGKVERRRQKYELFAGTQPHVNKVLSYRSLLFENADHIPLEIELAASNEGVAFRYRFIQDSSSVHVVESELTGFALPLEARGWLQPYHAAGPYTPAYEDFFFHVSPGEAPPDSRAKAVGWAFPALFNVPTASTWVLLTEAGTDESYCACHLNPNSSGGVYRIAFPLADEGTRGYTNRFGPEPRFTLPWTMPWRVIVMGGTPGDIALETLVTDLVPPSHIEDTSWIKPGHAAWAWWSYPDEPTTTKRFNEFTDFSAKMGWEYTLFDAGWWRPGLKPIAEHAQSEGVRPLAWLHAADFYDANKRTAKLDEMAAAGIRGVKVDFWCSDRQEAIAAQLALIKDTAGRKMAVNLHGCTIPRGWQRTWPNLLTVEAVLGTESYFYEPHYTEKAAELDTVLPFTRNAIGPMDITPIGCSPKKYRRLTTAAHQLAAALIFTSGIIHYADSPEFFASLPPQALQVFRDAPVRWDETRCLSGVPGQEAIFARRSGKSWFIAGINGTESALPVTLDLSVFNKFYHRLLISEGEHADLGVIVTPVNNAASWQHELPPRGGFILRLNE is encoded by the coding sequence ATGAATACGGGTCTCAGCATCGAGTACAGTTTGACCAGGTCGTTGTTGCTGAAACGCATTCTTATGTCGGCCATTCCAGGCGCGATATTCCTGGCGGCCATTGTGGTAGAAGCATCGGTGCCGGATAAAAACTCATGGTCGATTGCTTCACAGGATGGTCAATGTTCCATTTCCGTTTCGCTTGGGGATGAGGGAAGCTTGAGTTACCAAACTTCGCGCGCGGGAAGGATGGTGATCGGCCAATCGCCGCTCGGACTTCGCGTCGACGATTCACGTTTCGAAAAGGGACTCACTTTCAATCACGCTGGCAAAGTGGAAAGGCGCCGGCAAAAATACGAATTGTTCGCCGGTACCCAGCCGCACGTGAACAAAGTGTTGAGCTATCGGAGCCTGCTGTTTGAGAATGCGGATCACATTCCGCTGGAAATTGAGTTGGCAGCGAGCAATGAAGGCGTCGCCTTTCGTTATCGTTTCATCCAGGATTCGAGCAGCGTTCATGTGGTTGAATCCGAGCTTACGGGCTTTGCTCTTCCACTTGAGGCGCGAGGCTGGCTCCAGCCATACCATGCCGCAGGCCCTTATACACCAGCATACGAGGATTTCTTTTTTCATGTTTCGCCGGGAGAAGCGCCGCCTGATTCCCGCGCCAAAGCTGTCGGCTGGGCGTTCCCCGCGCTGTTTAATGTCCCCACGGCGTCAACCTGGGTGTTGTTGACGGAAGCAGGCACGGATGAATCCTACTGCGCCTGTCACCTCAACCCGAATTCTTCCGGCGGTGTTTATCGCATCGCTTTTCCTTTGGCCGATGAAGGCACGCGTGGCTACACCAATCGATTCGGCCCAGAACCACGATTCACCTTGCCTTGGACCATGCCTTGGCGCGTGATTGTCATGGGGGGAACCCCTGGCGACATTGCCTTGGAAACCCTGGTGACTGACCTCGTGCCTCCATCGCACATCGAGGATACATCGTGGATAAAGCCAGGTCATGCTGCGTGGGCTTGGTGGTCCTATCCCGATGAGCCGACCACGACAAAACGGTTTAATGAGTTCACCGATTTCTCCGCCAAAATGGGCTGGGAATACACGCTGTTCGACGCTGGTTGGTGGCGACCCGGATTAAAGCCCATTGCCGAACATGCTCAGTCCGAAGGCGTCCGACCGCTGGCTTGGCTGCATGCCGCCGATTTTTACGATGCCAATAAGCGAACGGCCAAACTGGATGAAATGGCCGCCGCTGGCATTCGTGGTGTGAAAGTGGATTTTTGGTGTTCAGATCGACAGGAAGCAATCGCCGCACAGCTGGCTTTGATCAAAGATACCGCCGGGCGAAAAATGGCAGTCAATTTGCATGGGTGCACCATCCCACGCGGTTGGCAACGCACATGGCCAAATTTGCTCACGGTCGAAGCCGTGCTGGGCACAGAAAGTTATTTCTACGAACCGCATTACACTGAAAAGGCGGCGGAACTGGATACTGTTCTGCCATTCACGCGCAACGCCATCGGACCAATGGACATTACTCCCATTGGTTGTTCTCCCAAAAAATATCGTCGGCTGACCACCGCCGCCCATCAATTGGCCGCCGCGCTTATCTTTACTTCCGGAATTATCCATTATGCCGATAGCCCGGAGTTCTTTGCATCCCTGCCACCACAAGCCTTGCAGGTGTTTCGCGATGCGCCCGTGCGGTGGGATGAAACCCGCTGTCTCTCGGGTGTTCCAGGACAAGAGGCGATTTTTGCGCGACGCTCCGGCAAGAGTTGGTTCATCGCCGGTATCAATGGCACCGAATCCGCCCTGCCTGTCACTCTGGATTTGTCGGTCTTCAACAAATTCTACCATCGCCTGCTGATCTCCGAGGGTGAACACGCAGACTTGGGAGTCATCGTGACTCCGGTCAATAACGCAGCTTCATGGCAGCACGAACTTCCGCCACGTGGTGGGTTCATCTTGAGGTTAAACGAATGA